A single region of the Triticum dicoccoides isolate Atlit2015 ecotype Zavitan chromosome 2B, WEW_v2.0, whole genome shotgun sequence genome encodes:
- the LOC119366597 gene encoding NAC domain-containing protein 30-like, whose translation MLAMDHEHHQQEESCVPPGFRFHPTEEELVGYYLARKVAAQKIDLDIIQEVDLYRIEPWDLQERCSGGRGGPGARQVAEDEQSSSEWYFFSFKDRKYPSGTRTNRATAAGFWKATGRDKPVTSSRSRGVIGMRKTLVFYRGRAPNGRKTDWIIHEYRLETSEHAPTQEEGWVVCRAFQKPTPNQRASYVFPAYAAAPGLGGYFDARPWLHGQAGDLHYLQSATGSVGAGRLGFPGQSIQYSAELLDSKQSLFNNIPQLIESPPMTTAVAGCRDAGYDIVQQGQAAAGIDWDFLDSQLSTSQLHEYSATATSHLHLEH comes from the exons ATGCTAGCAATGGACCATGAGCACCATCAGCAGGAGGAGTCATGTGTTCCCCCGGGATTCAGGTTCCACCCCacagaggaggagctggtggggtACTACCTCGCCAGGAAGGTGGCCGCCCAGAAGATCGACCTCGACATCATCCAGGAGGTCGATCTCTACAGgatcgagccatgggacctccaAG AGAGGTGCAGCGGTGGCAGGGGAGGACCGGGAGCGCGTCAGGTGGCAGAGGACGAGCAGTCGTCGTCGGAGTGGTACTTCTTCAGCTTCAAGGACCGCAAGTACCCGAGCGGCACACGCACCAACCGCGCCACGGCGGCCGGGTTCTGGAAGGCCACCGGCCGCGACAAGCCGGTGACGTCGTCGAGGAGCCGAGGGGTCATCGGCATGAGGAAGACGCTGGTGTTCTACCGGGGACGTGCGCCTAATGGTAGGAAGACCGACTGGATCATCCACGAATACCGCCTCGAGACCAGCGAGCACGCACCCACCCAG GAGGAAGGTTGGGTGGTGTGCCGGGCCTTCCAGAAGCCAACCCCGAACCAGAGGGCGTCCTACGTCTTCCCGGCGTACGCAGCCGCTCCGGGTCTCGGGGGATACTTCGACGCTCGGCCCTGGCTGCACGGCCAAGCCGGCGACCTCCATTACCTGCAAAGTGCCACAGGCTCTGTCGGAGCCGGCCGCCTTGGCTTCCCCGGCCAGAGCATCCAGTACTCCGCCGAACTGCTGGACTCCAAGCAGAGCCTTTTCAACAACATCCCGCAGCTCATTGAGAGCCCGCCGATGACCACCGCCGTTGCCGGTTGCAGGGACGCCGGCTACGACATCGTCCAGCAGGGACAGGCGGCTGCCGGCATCGACTGGGACTTCCTGGACAGCCAGCTGTCCACGTCACAGCTCCACGAGTACTCTGCCACTGCTACGTCACATCTGCACCTAGAACACTGA